The Anas platyrhynchos isolate ZD024472 breed Pekin duck chromosome 3, IASCAAS_PekinDuck_T2T, whole genome shotgun sequence genome includes a window with the following:
- the PHF3 gene encoding PHD finger protein 3 isoform X2, which produces MLSDKDPMLGSASAQFCLPVLDSNDPNFQMPCSTVIGLDDIMDEEGVKESGNDTIDEDELTLPNRNLRSRSEETSVVSPRKSPRLMAQEPVRSLRQSTLAKRSNVAPPVSTKKSTVKSGSAPKTGQKQQEKSPAKEADVATPVKAEQPKEVRRSTRRSGQTEGAAAAVTASQSNTKPLPGPEEVNEVKSETPEQAKVEEISEELSCSELPGACTAPGETKEITEVATKTESGSVDSVCSASADTEITAAKNEGNNVIDSMGSETSAEEKTENRAEELEKITEEHGQSGITGETNDPSSVCVNPSEIYETFSNLSGSLEEGVECRLGSHSVEFPDENTLSVKESVTEPVDDGKGVEKTVSSSEELLDSTEFDNKDLKSEELTSVHPGNSILESTVHDHASEDVQQQISSTEVEGPETSKVQDDDKQISVASKCEKNIRSRHSKSAVQNKQNLTAGTRQKSGTVQQDTRNSRTRAGIAVSGLHSPSPAGLKRNADEQDSHQHPNNPVKIRKKQSDLGLKTKSCLSGTTVKKQTNTMLKKIPRVQASGQGQKSSIQRAIDKSPTQQSCSKDTHHSVHTVSGHISNLGQKQAQKQLATVLKTNSSTKEESEAKDASMVEHLKEDDKEKKSKRIDKNLQPRQRRSSKSLSLDEPPLFIPDNISTVKREGLEHTSASESKHVWVPSKQCGFCKKPHGNRFMVGCGRCDDWFHGDCVGLSLSQAQQMGEEDKEYVCVKCCAEEDKKAECFDQSLLDTQVKLESHREEKAIECEKPGMSKQAPPCNLNLTTEKTKQAEDAGKHKVKIFRRESGDGKNLSESRDSDTKKGQHVPTRKATQTAVIPRRSSDEKSEKNSKESLSMVEKSTKSGVHEKQEIKKKKNEKGSISATHLPAVPASKPSADQIRQSVKQSLKEILMKRLTDSSLKIPEERAAKVATRIERELFSFFRDTDSKYKNKYRSLMFNLKDPKNNILFKKVLKGEVTPDHLIKMSPEELASKELAAWRLRENRHTIEMIEKEQREVERRPITKITHKGEIEIESETPMKEQEVMEIQEPNMTKMFEKSEEVDKDKEGNESATPDTTSQHKNHLFDLNCKICIGRMAPPTDDISAKKVKVSVGVARKQSDNEAESIAESLSSTSCILASELLEDDKQDLSKSFSPLPKSETPGTVECESLFLARLNFIWKGFINMPSVAKFVIKAYPVSGSFEYLTEDLPDSIQVGGRISPHTVWEYVEKIKASGTKEICVVRFTPVTEEDQISYALLFAYFSSRKRYGVAANNMKQVKDLYLIPLGSSDKVPHHLVPFDGPGIELHRPNLLLGLIIRQKMKRQITAVASVTSSFADEASESTLSSLPPEKKSKPNKPEVSHNDLVLEDEEENDFFNSFTAVLHKQRNKPQQSNTDDLSAVIEPLVESTKHEPPKPLRFLPGVLVGWENQPSTLELANKPLPVDDILQSLLGTTGQTYEQSKPETSPSEDIPLLNEQTTSKEENMDVAEVATEVSETKASSDDTQESTNATTPGDAAVVGTSSSARSAGTLIGLSLKGKPPDVSTEAFLANLSAQSQNKETEESKENDSKRQLPDKDNTAQETRRTTNSSFSSSSSAGKKNENNGNASSAEGTTANTSKSPQFINLKRDPRQAAGRSQQTSASENKEGDVSKNEDRQNVSGNEQMEPENKQTSGEMGLNPYQSDAQTNEMQCSSTATKADNACASQAEDTKQSQEDALMQNIETVNSFRRGPAATSSHFETENSSRSEFISKVPSPGSFSSVRPPQQNFQHPKSNPPGFQFQAPAPHNFPPQNNPMFGFPPHLPPPLLPPPGFGFPQNPMMPWPPVAHLSGQPPHYAGPIAQGLPVAHKQSRFLGPENFFQGKDSRRPERRHSDPWGRQEQQLERGFSRGKNDQHRQRFYSDSQHQKKERQEKEWNNEKYWEQDSERNRRRDRNQEKERERKSREEGHRDKEKLRLPHSDRGADGKCPRETRNPEKKTEKPKTEEQDQEKDKEREKSKEKHRERESEKNRDRHRDHSDRSKSKR; this is translated from the exons ATGCTCAGCGATAAGGATCCTATGCTAGGATCTGCAAGTGCCCAGTTCTGTTTGCCTGTTTTGGATAGCAATGATCCCAATTTCCAGATGCCTTGTTCAACAG ttATCGGTCTTGATGATATTATGGATGAAGAGGGAGTTAAAGAGAGTGGAAATGACACCATCGATGAAGATGAGTTAACTTTACCGAACAGGAATTTGAGGAGTCGTTCAGAAGAAACGTCAGTCGTGTCACCAAGAAAGTCACCACGTTTAATGGCACAAG AACCAGTACGGAGTTTGCGACAGAGCACACTGGCCAAGCGTTCAAATGTTGCACCTCCTGTCAGTACCAAGAAATCCACTGTAAAAAGTGGATCTGCCCCCAAAACAGGACAGAAACAACAAGAGAAAAGTCCAGCTAAAGAGGCAGATGTTGCTACGCCTGTGAAAGCAGAACAGCCTAAAGAAGTTAGGCGTAGTACAAGGCGATCAGGACAgacagaaggagcagcagcagcagtaactGCTTCCCAAAGTAATACAAAACCTCTTCCTGGTCCTGAAGAGGTGAATGAAGTGAAGTCTGAAACACCTGAGCAGGCAAAGGTTGAAGAAATATCCGAAGAGTTAAGTTGTTCTGAGTTACCAGGAGCTTGTACTGCTCctggagaaacaaaggaaataacaGAGGTTGCAACAAAAACTGAGTCTGGGAGTGTTGACTCAGTTTGTTCAGCATCTGCAGATACTGAAATTACTGCAgctaaaaatgaaggaaataatgTGATTGATTCAATGGGCTCTGAAACTTCTGcggaagaaaagactgaaaatagaGCAGAGGAATTGGAGAAGATAACAGAAGAACATGGTCAAAGTGGGATAACTGGAGAAACTAATGATCCATCTAGCGTTTGTGTGAATCCAAGTGAAATTTATGAGACCTTTTCAAATTTGTCTGGCTCTTTGGAAGAGGGGGTTGAATGTAGATTAGGTTCCCATAGTGTGGAATTTCCTGATGAAAATACATTGTCAGTAAAAGAAAGTGTAACAGAGCCTGTAGATGATGGCAAAGGAGTGGAGAAAACTGTAAGTTCATCAGAGGAACTACTGGACAGTACAGAGTTTGATAATAAAGACTTGAAAAGCGAGGAGCTTACTTCTGTTCACCCAGGAAATAGCATTTTAGAAAGCACTGTTCATGACCATGCAAGCGAAGATGTACAGCAGCAGATCAGCAGTACTGAAGTAGAAGGCCCTGAGACCTCAAAAGTTCAGGATGATGATAAACAAATTAGTGTTGCTTCAAAATGTGAAAAGAATATTAGGTCTCGGCACAGTAAATCTGCAGTACAGAATAAGCAAAATCTGACTGCAGGTACTCGACAGAAATCAGGTACAGTGCAACAAGACACAAGGAATTCAAGAACAAGAGCTGGTATTGCTGTTTCAGGTCTTCACAGTCCATCTCCAGCAGGTCTGAAGCGGAATGCAGATGAGCAAGATAGTCATCAACATCCGAACAACCCTGTTAAAATTAGGAAGAAACAATCTGATCTTGGTTTGAAAACAAAGAGTTGTCTTTCAGGGACCACAGTAAAAAAGCAGACCAATACAATGCTGAAGAAAATACCCCGAGTCCAGGCTTCTGGGCAAGGACAAAAGTCATCAATTCAGAGAGCAATTGACAAATCTCCTACACAACAAAGCTGTTCTAAAGATACCCACCACTCTGTGCACACAGTGTCAGGCCATATTTCAAATCTTGGTCAGAAGCAAGCCCAGAAACAGCTTGCAACTGTGCTAAAAACAAATAGCTCCACCAAGGAGGAGTCAGAGGCAAAAGATGCCTCTATGGTAGAACATCTAAAGGAggatgataaagaaaaaaaatcaaaaagaattgATAAAAATCTTCAACCTCGCCAGAGAAGAAGTAGCAAAAGTCTTTCGCTTGATGAACCTCCACTGTTTATTCCAGATAACATTTCAACTGTTAAACGGGAAGGCTTGGAACATACCTCTGCTAGTGAAAGTAAACATGTTTGGGTGCCCAGCAAGCAGTGTGGCTTTTGCAAAAAGCCACATGGCAACAG gTTTATGGTAGGCTGTGGTAGGTGTGATGACTGGTTTCATGGTGATTGTGTTGGACTGAGTCTATCTCAAGCACAGCAGATGGGTGAAGAGGATAAAGAATATGTTTGTGTGAAATGCTGTgctgaagaagacaaaaaggcAGAGTGTTTTGATCAAAGTCTACTGGATACTCAAGTTAAACTTGAAagccacagagaagaaaaagcaattgaATGTGAAAAACCGGGGATGTCAAAGCAAGCACCTCCCTGTAATCTAAATCtaacaactgaaaaaacaaagcaggcagAAGATGCAGGGAAGCATAAAGTCAAAATTTTCAGACGG gaATCTGGTGATGGGAAGAATTTGTCAGAATCCAGAGACTCAGATACTAAAAAAGGCCAACATGTTCCTACTCGAAAAGCAACACAAACTGCTGTAATTCCTCGGCGATCTTCAgatgagaaaagtgaaaaaaatagtaaagagTCCCTTAGCATGGTTGAAAAGTCCACCAAGTCAG GTGTTCATGAGAaacaagaaattaagaaaaagaaaaatgagaaaggatCAATCAGTGCAACACATCTGCCAGCTGTGCCAGCTTCCAAACCTTCTGCTGATCAGATAAGACAAAGTGTTAAGCAATCTCTTAAGGAAATTTTGATGAAAAg ATTGACAGACTCCAGTTTAAAGATTCCTGAAGAGAGAGCAGCAAAAGTTGCCACAAGAATCGAAAgagaactgttttctttttttcggGACACTGACTCAAAATATAAGAACAAATACAGAAGTTTAATGTTCAACCTAAAAGATCcaaaaaataat ataCTGTTTAAAAAAGTACTGAAAGGAGAGGTTACTCCAGACCATCTAATAAAAATGAGCCCAGAAGAACTGGCTTCCAAAGAACTGGCTGCTTGGAGACTAAGAGAAAACAGACAC ACAATCGAAATGATTGAGAAGGAACAGAGGGAAGTTGAAAGAAGACCTATTACTAAAATCACTCACAAAGGAGAAATAGAAATTGAAAGTGAAACACCAATGAAAGAACAAGAAGTTATGGAAATTCag GAACCTAATATGACAAAGATGTTTGAGAAGTCAGAGGAAGTTGACAAAgataaagaaggaaatgaatCTGCAACTCCAGACACCACAAGTCAACACAAAAATCATCTCTTCGATCTTAACTGCAAAATCTGCATAG GTCGAATGGCACCACCTACTGATGATATTTCTGCAAAAAAAGTGAAGGTGTCTGTTGGAGTTGCACGGAAACAATCAGACAATGAAGCAGAGAGCATTGCAGAATCACTTTCTTCAACATCATGTATTTTAGCTTCAGAATTATTGGAAGATGATAAACAAGACTTATCCAAATCATTCTCACCTCTCCCAAA ATCAGAAACACCTGGTACTGTAGAGTGTGAAAGTCTGTTTCTGGCACGCCTGAATTTCATCTGGAAGGGTTTCATCAACATGCCTTCTGTGGCAAAGTTTGTTATTAAGGCTTATCCAGTGTCTGGCTCTTTTGAGTATTTGACAGAG GATTTACCTGATAGTATTCAAGTAGGTGGCAGGATATCTCCTCACACTGTCTGGGAGTATGTAGAAAAAATCAAAGCTTCAgggaccaag GAAATCTGTGTAGTTCGCTTTACCCCTGTAACTGAAGAGGATCAGATATCCTATGCTTTGTTGTTTGCatatttcagcagcagaaaacgTTATGGTGTAGCTGCCAATAACATGAAGCAAGTGAAAGATTTGTATCTCATCCCATTAGGTTCCTCAGATAAAGTCCCACATCATCTTGTGCCTTTTGATGGGCCCG GGATTGAATTGCATCGACCAAATTTATTACTGGGATTGATAATCCGGCAGAAAATGAAGAGACAGATTACTGCTGTTGCAAGTGTTACTAGTAGTTTTGCGGACGAAGCTTCTGAAAGTACCTTGAGTAGCTTGCCgccagagaagaaaagcaagccAAACAAACCTGAGGTCTCTCATAATGACTTGGTACTAGAAGACGAagaggaaaatgatttttttaattccttcacAGCAGTGCTACACAAGCAGAGAAACAAACCTCAACAGTCTAATACAGATGATCTTTCAGCAGTAATTGAACCGTTAGTGGAAAGTACAAAACATGAACCACCAAAGCCTCTCCGATTTCTTCCTGGAGTCCTGGTTGGGTGGGAGAATCAGCCTTCCACGCTGGAGCTAGCAAATAAACCATTGCCAGTGGATGATATTCTTCAAAGCCTGTTGGGTACGACAGGGCAGACATATGAACAAAGTAAGCCAGAGACGAGTCCCAGTGAGGACATACCTTTATTAAATGAACAAACAacttcaaaagaagaaaacatggatGTTGCTGAAGTAGCTACTGAAGTCAGTGAGACAAAGGCTAGTTCGGATGATACACAAGAATCCACTAATGCTACCACACCTGGAGATGCAGCAGTTGTAGGGACCTCAAGTTCTGCAAGGAGTGCTGGAACTTTGATAGGACTTAGTCTAAAGGGAAAGCCTCCTGATGTCTCCACAGAAGCATTTTTAGCAAATTTATCTGCTCAGTCACAGaataaagaaactgaagaaagtaaagaaaatgattCAAAGCGGCAATTGCCTGACAAGGATAATACTGCACAGGAAACTAGAAGGACAACAAATTccagcttttcttcttcatcaagtgcaggaaaaaaaaacgaGAACAATGGTAATGCAAGCTCTGCTGAAGGTACTACTGCTAATACCTCTAAATCACCACAATTTATTAACCTTAAGAGAGACCCTCGACAGGCAGCTGGACGAAGCCAGCAGACTAGTGCTTCAGAAAACAAGGAAGGGGATGTTAGCAAAAATGAAGACCGACAGAATGTTTCAGGAAACGAACAAATGGAACCAGAGAATAAACAGACTTCTGGAGAAATGGGATTAAACCCGTATCAAAGTGATGCACAAACAAATGAGATGCAGTGCAGTTCAACTGCAACAAAAGCAGATAACGCATGTGCATCACAAGCAGAAGATACCAAACAGTCACAGGAAGATGCACTGATGCAAAACATTGAAACAGTGAACTCTTTTAGAAGAGGACCAGCAGCAACTTCATCtcattttgaaactgaaaattctTCTCGTTCTGAGTTTATTTCCAAAGTCCCAAGCCCTGGCAGCTTCTCATCTGTTAGACCTCCGCAACAGAATTTTCAGCATCCTAAGTCTAATCCACCTGGATTTCAGTTTCAGGCTCCTGCACCTCATAACTTCCCTCCACAAAACAACCCTATGTTTGGATTTCCTCCTCATTTACCACCTCCACTTCTTCCCCCTCCAGGCTTTGGCTTTCCTCAAAATCCGATGATGCCATGGCCACCTGTAGCTCATTTATCAGGTCAGCCACCACACTATGCTGGACCCATTGCACAAGGGCTACCAGTGGCTCACAAACAATCCAGATTTTTGGGGCCAGAAAATTTTTTTCAGGGTAAAGACAGTAGGAGACCAGAAAGACGTCATAGCGATCCTTGGGGCAGACAAGAACAGCAATTGGAGAGAGGGTTcagtagaggaaaaaatgatCAACACAGACAAAGATTTTATAGTGACTCTCAGcaccaaaagaaagaaagacaagaaaaagagtGGAACAATGAAAAATACTGGGAACAAGATTCTGAAAGAAATAGACGCAGAGACAGAAaccaggaaaaagagagagagaggaagagtaGAGAGGAAGGACatagagacaaagaaaaattgCGGCTTCCACACAGTGATAGGGGTGCTGATGGAAAATGCCCCAGAGAGACtagaaatccagaaaaaaagacGGAAAAGCCTAAGACGGAAGAGCAGGATCAAGAAAAAGataaggagagggaaaaaagtaaAGAGAAGCATAGAGAACGAGAAAGCGAAAAGAACAGAGATAGACATAGGGACCACAGTGacagaagtaaaagcaaaagGTAA
- the PHF3 gene encoding PHD finger protein 3 isoform X4, with amino-acid sequence MDVKLQRKSCFRFMVGCGRCDDWFHGDCVGLSLSQAQQMGEEDKEYVCVKCCAEEDKKAECFDQSLLDTQVKLESHREEKAIECEKPGMSKQAPPCNLNLTTEKTKQAEDAGKHKVKIFRRESGDGKNLSESRDSDTKKGQHVPTRKATQTAVIPRRSSDEKSEKNSKESLSMVEKSTKSGVHEKQEIKKKKNEKGSISATHLPAVPASKPSADQIRQSVKQSLKEILMKRLTDSSLKIPEERAAKVATRIERELFSFFRDTDSKYKNKYRSLMFNLKDPKNNILFKKVLKGEVTPDHLIKMSPEELASKELAAWRLRENRHTIEMIEKEQREVERRPITKITHKGEIEIESETPMKEQEVMEIQEPNMTKMFEKSEEVDKDKEGNESATPDTTSQHKNHLFDLNCKICIGRMAPPTDDISAKKVKVSVGVARKQSDNEAESIAESLSSTSCILASELLEDDKQDLSKSFSPLPKSETPGTVECESLFLARLNFIWKGFINMPSVAKFVIKAYPVSGSFEYLTEDLPDSIQVGGRISPHTVWEYVEKIKASGTKEICVVRFTPVTEEDQISYALLFAYFSSRKRYGVAANNMKQVKDLYLIPLGSSDKVPHHLVPFDGPGIELHRPNLLLGLIIRQKMKRQITAVASVTSSFADEASESTLSSLPPEKKSKPNKPEVSHNDLVLEDEEENDFFNSFTAVLHKQRNKPQQSNTDDLSAVIEPLVESTKHEPPKPLRFLPGVLVGWENQPSTLELANKPLPVDDILQSLLGTTGQTYEQSKPETSPSEDIPLLNEQTTSKEENMDVAEVATEVSETKASSDDTQESTNATTPGDAAVVGTSSSARSAGTLIGLSLKGKPPDVSTEAFLANLSAQSQNKETEESKENDSKRQLPDKDNTAQETRRTTNSSFSSSSSAGKKNENNGNASSAEGTTANTSKSPQFINLKRDPRQAAGRSQQTSASENKEGDVSKNEDRQNVSGNEQMEPENKQTSGEMGLNPYQSDAQTNEMQCSSTATKADNACASQAEDTKQSQEDALMQNIETVNSFRRGPAATSSHFETENSSRSEFISKVPSPGSFSSVRPPQQNFQHPKSNPPGFQFQAPAPHNFPPQNNPMFGFPPHLPPPLLPPPGFGFPQNPMMPWPPVAHLSGQPPHYAGPIAQGLPVAHKQSRFLGPENFFQGKDSRRPERRHSDPWGRQEQQLERGFSRGKNDQHRQRFYSDSQHQKKERQEKEWNNEKYWEQDSERNRRRDRNQEKERERKSREEGHRDKEKLRLPHSDRGADGKCPRETRNPEKKTEKPKTEEQDQEKDKEREKSKEKHRERESEKNRDRHRDHSDRSKSKR; translated from the exons ATGGATGTAAAGCTACAAAGAAAATCATGTTTCAG gTTTATGGTAGGCTGTGGTAGGTGTGATGACTGGTTTCATGGTGATTGTGTTGGACTGAGTCTATCTCAAGCACAGCAGATGGGTGAAGAGGATAAAGAATATGTTTGTGTGAAATGCTGTgctgaagaagacaaaaaggcAGAGTGTTTTGATCAAAGTCTACTGGATACTCAAGTTAAACTTGAAagccacagagaagaaaaagcaattgaATGTGAAAAACCGGGGATGTCAAAGCAAGCACCTCCCTGTAATCTAAATCtaacaactgaaaaaacaaagcaggcagAAGATGCAGGGAAGCATAAAGTCAAAATTTTCAGACGG gaATCTGGTGATGGGAAGAATTTGTCAGAATCCAGAGACTCAGATACTAAAAAAGGCCAACATGTTCCTACTCGAAAAGCAACACAAACTGCTGTAATTCCTCGGCGATCTTCAgatgagaaaagtgaaaaaaatagtaaagagTCCCTTAGCATGGTTGAAAAGTCCACCAAGTCAG GTGTTCATGAGAaacaagaaattaagaaaaagaaaaatgagaaaggatCAATCAGTGCAACACATCTGCCAGCTGTGCCAGCTTCCAAACCTTCTGCTGATCAGATAAGACAAAGTGTTAAGCAATCTCTTAAGGAAATTTTGATGAAAAg ATTGACAGACTCCAGTTTAAAGATTCCTGAAGAGAGAGCAGCAAAAGTTGCCACAAGAATCGAAAgagaactgttttctttttttcggGACACTGACTCAAAATATAAGAACAAATACAGAAGTTTAATGTTCAACCTAAAAGATCcaaaaaataat ataCTGTTTAAAAAAGTACTGAAAGGAGAGGTTACTCCAGACCATCTAATAAAAATGAGCCCAGAAGAACTGGCTTCCAAAGAACTGGCTGCTTGGAGACTAAGAGAAAACAGACAC ACAATCGAAATGATTGAGAAGGAACAGAGGGAAGTTGAAAGAAGACCTATTACTAAAATCACTCACAAAGGAGAAATAGAAATTGAAAGTGAAACACCAATGAAAGAACAAGAAGTTATGGAAATTCag GAACCTAATATGACAAAGATGTTTGAGAAGTCAGAGGAAGTTGACAAAgataaagaaggaaatgaatCTGCAACTCCAGACACCACAAGTCAACACAAAAATCATCTCTTCGATCTTAACTGCAAAATCTGCATAG GTCGAATGGCACCACCTACTGATGATATTTCTGCAAAAAAAGTGAAGGTGTCTGTTGGAGTTGCACGGAAACAATCAGACAATGAAGCAGAGAGCATTGCAGAATCACTTTCTTCAACATCATGTATTTTAGCTTCAGAATTATTGGAAGATGATAAACAAGACTTATCCAAATCATTCTCACCTCTCCCAAA ATCAGAAACACCTGGTACTGTAGAGTGTGAAAGTCTGTTTCTGGCACGCCTGAATTTCATCTGGAAGGGTTTCATCAACATGCCTTCTGTGGCAAAGTTTGTTATTAAGGCTTATCCAGTGTCTGGCTCTTTTGAGTATTTGACAGAG GATTTACCTGATAGTATTCAAGTAGGTGGCAGGATATCTCCTCACACTGTCTGGGAGTATGTAGAAAAAATCAAAGCTTCAgggaccaag GAAATCTGTGTAGTTCGCTTTACCCCTGTAACTGAAGAGGATCAGATATCCTATGCTTTGTTGTTTGCatatttcagcagcagaaaacgTTATGGTGTAGCTGCCAATAACATGAAGCAAGTGAAAGATTTGTATCTCATCCCATTAGGTTCCTCAGATAAAGTCCCACATCATCTTGTGCCTTTTGATGGGCCCG GGATTGAATTGCATCGACCAAATTTATTACTGGGATTGATAATCCGGCAGAAAATGAAGAGACAGATTACTGCTGTTGCAAGTGTTACTAGTAGTTTTGCGGACGAAGCTTCTGAAAGTACCTTGAGTAGCTTGCCgccagagaagaaaagcaagccAAACAAACCTGAGGTCTCTCATAATGACTTGGTACTAGAAGACGAagaggaaaatgatttttttaattccttcacAGCAGTGCTACACAAGCAGAGAAACAAACCTCAACAGTCTAATACAGATGATCTTTCAGCAGTAATTGAACCGTTAGTGGAAAGTACAAAACATGAACCACCAAAGCCTCTCCGATTTCTTCCTGGAGTCCTGGTTGGGTGGGAGAATCAGCCTTCCACGCTGGAGCTAGCAAATAAACCATTGCCAGTGGATGATATTCTTCAAAGCCTGTTGGGTACGACAGGGCAGACATATGAACAAAGTAAGCCAGAGACGAGTCCCAGTGAGGACATACCTTTATTAAATGAACAAACAacttcaaaagaagaaaacatggatGTTGCTGAAGTAGCTACTGAAGTCAGTGAGACAAAGGCTAGTTCGGATGATACACAAGAATCCACTAATGCTACCACACCTGGAGATGCAGCAGTTGTAGGGACCTCAAGTTCTGCAAGGAGTGCTGGAACTTTGATAGGACTTAGTCTAAAGGGAAAGCCTCCTGATGTCTCCACAGAAGCATTTTTAGCAAATTTATCTGCTCAGTCACAGaataaagaaactgaagaaagtaaagaaaatgattCAAAGCGGCAATTGCCTGACAAGGATAATACTGCACAGGAAACTAGAAGGACAACAAATTccagcttttcttcttcatcaagtgcaggaaaaaaaaacgaGAACAATGGTAATGCAAGCTCTGCTGAAGGTACTACTGCTAATACCTCTAAATCACCACAATTTATTAACCTTAAGAGAGACCCTCGACAGGCAGCTGGACGAAGCCAGCAGACTAGTGCTTCAGAAAACAAGGAAGGGGATGTTAGCAAAAATGAAGACCGACAGAATGTTTCAGGAAACGAACAAATGGAACCAGAGAATAAACAGACTTCTGGAGAAATGGGATTAAACCCGTATCAAAGTGATGCACAAACAAATGAGATGCAGTGCAGTTCAACTGCAACAAAAGCAGATAACGCATGTGCATCACAAGCAGAAGATACCAAACAGTCACAGGAAGATGCACTGATGCAAAACATTGAAACAGTGAACTCTTTTAGAAGAGGACCAGCAGCAACTTCATCtcattttgaaactgaaaattctTCTCGTTCTGAGTTTATTTCCAAAGTCCCAAGCCCTGGCAGCTTCTCATCTGTTAGACCTCCGCAACAGAATTTTCAGCATCCTAAGTCTAATCCACCTGGATTTCAGTTTCAGGCTCCTGCACCTCATAACTTCCCTCCACAAAACAACCCTATGTTTGGATTTCCTCCTCATTTACCACCTCCACTTCTTCCCCCTCCAGGCTTTGGCTTTCCTCAAAATCCGATGATGCCATGGCCACCTGTAGCTCATTTATCAGGTCAGCCACCACACTATGCTGGACCCATTGCACAAGGGCTACCAGTGGCTCACAAACAATCCAGATTTTTGGGGCCAGAAAATTTTTTTCAGGGTAAAGACAGTAGGAGACCAGAAAGACGTCATAGCGATCCTTGGGGCAGACAAGAACAGCAATTGGAGAGAGGGTTcagtagaggaaaaaatgatCAACACAGACAAAGATTTTATAGTGACTCTCAGcaccaaaagaaagaaagacaagaaaaagagtGGAACAATGAAAAATACTGGGAACAAGATTCTGAAAGAAATAGACGCAGAGACAGAAaccaggaaaaagagagagagaggaagagtaGAGAGGAAGGACatagagacaaagaaaaattgCGGCTTCCACACAGTGATAGGGGTGCTGATGGAAAATGCCCCAGAGAGACtagaaatccagaaaaaaagacGGAAAAGCCTAAGACGGAAGAGCAGGATCAAGAAAAAGataaggagagggaaaaaagtaaAGAGAAGCATAGAGAACGAGAAAGCGAAAAGAACAGAGATAGACATAGGGACCACAGTGacagaagtaaaagcaaaagGTAA